Part of the Puniceicoccus vermicola genome, TTCATCCGCCGCCTCTTCGTCGGGCCTCCCCCGCCCTCCTACGATCAGCCGATTGTCATACATATTGTCGTAAGCATGCATCAACCGCCAAAGACCGCAGACCAGCTCCAACGCTTCTTCACGGCGCAAAATCCCCTGCTGCAAATCCGCCTGGAGGAAGGGCCCCAACGCCACGTCGAGGCGCCCGTAGTTCCAGGTTCCCGAGTGAAGGGCGTAGAGCCAGAAGAGTTGAATGGCTTCCCGAAAATGGCGAGGAGGCTCATGGCGAATCGCCGCCAGCGTTTTTTCGATCTCCGGAGGAACCGATGCCCGGTAAGAATCGATCGTCTCCCGCAAATGACCGACCACAAACGCAAAGGGACTGCCCGAGAGTTCGGTCTCCAGTCCATCCAGCCCCAAACGCAACAACTTGGGAAAGTCCAAAGACGAGCCCGCCATGCGGTAGAGCGGAAACGCCACTCCGCTGTCCTCGGTCCACGCATCGGAAGGAAGACGCTCCGAGACCCACTGCGGATAAGAGGCACGGACCTTTTCCACGGTGGTTTTCCCCCGCCAATAGCGAGTGATTTCGGCAGCCGCTTCGGCACAGGCCGGATACAGCTTGGCCCCCTCTTCGAGTGCTTGGAAGCAACAATAATACCCCAGATTGACGGGCTCCGGGCTCAGCCCCGCCAATGGATAGAGGACTCTGCCCGCGAAAACATCGCCGCTTTCCACGGGTTGAAACATCCCCCGGAACTGAACGGACAGAACCGCCGCCTCACGATCCTCCGGGGAGTTTCCCTCATTCTTGCGATGCTGCTCCGTCAGCTCCCAGGCGTAAAGGATGCCTTTCCGAAAGAGAGCCTCGGAGGCGAGCCAATGTTCAGGAGAGAGTTCCGACAGGGTTTTCATTTGAGGTTAAAATCGGTTTCAAGTAATCGCGAAAGCGAACATTCACATCCCAGGCATCCGCCAGCGGTCGCCCGGTAAAAGGTTCGACCGGCATGTAGGGCGGCGGGCCAAATTCCGGAGTGATCGTGAGAAAGGAAGCGCCCGCCTTCTTCCGCACATCGAGAATACGTTTCCAAAGATCCAAGTGCAGGTCTGTCCAATCGCGATACTCCGGAGCCAGAGGATCCGGGACCTGCGGGCCCTCGGAAAATCCGACCCGTGCATGAATGTGGGAGCTGTGCCGGATGGCCAGTTCCACGGTCTCCGATTGGTTGCGGAGATCGCTCTCGTGCACACAGAACCAATGGGAAAAGTCTGCATTCAGACGAAGTTCCGGGATCTCCCGCAGCAGGTCGCGGGTCATAGGACCGCTACCAGTCGGACGGCCCCGATGCGTTTCCTGCGTGAAGAGAATCCCCGACTCCTCCGAGAGCCGACAAGCCTCCCGATAAATCCTGCAGTTCTCGGCAAAGCCGAACACATCGCAACCGGTATGACTGTTGATCAGCAACGGCTCGGACTCCTCAGCTTTGGCAAAACGCTCCTGCAGTGACCGCAGATGATCCTCGGGCGTCTCGCCCTCGGTGATGATCTGGGCCACCAAGAGCAGCCCGTGATCGGAAACACGGGCTGCTATCTCGGAAGCGCTTTCCGGCTGAGCCGGTAAGTAAATCTCCACCGCCTCGAAACCGTCGGCTGCGGCCCGCTGGAGAAAATCTTCCAGCGGGTCGTCCCACATTTCCCATTTCGATTTGGTGAAGAGAAGTTTCATGCGATCAGTGTGCTTTGACCCCCAACTGCCGGCGCAGCTCGTTGATGTGCGCGTAACTCTTCGTCGGATCGGCCATCGGTTGATTCAAAAGATTCTTCCCCCGGGCCATGTACATGAGGTGACGGTCGTGATAGTCCTCGTTCAATTTGGAAGAGGCCGGGATGAAACGCAGGGTCCAGCCACAACGACGCATATCCGAGGTATTGGGAGGGCTTCCGTGCTGAGTGCGGGCATCGTGCAACGAACATTGATTCCGTTGGAGTTCACAAGGCACGGCCAACTCGTCCTTCCGCTGGCTCTTGACGATCTCGGTATCGAAAACACTCTTCGTCACATCGACTCCCTCGTAATCGGAGAATCCCATTTTCCCGGTATTGTGAGTCCGCGGGATGACGTACATGCAGCCGTTCTTCTTCGTCGAGGGATCGATGGCCAACCACACGGTCGCGACTTCCATCGGGTCGAGCATGCGGCGCCAATAGGCACTATCCTCATGCCAGGGCACCCGACGGCCATCCCCTTGCGGCTTGCAGATAAAGTGGGTGGAGAAAAGAATGATATCCGGCCCGAGCAACGGCTCGACCAGGTCCACGACCTCGGGAGCAAGCGCCCAGTCCAGGAGCTTCGGATCCGCAAAGTGAGGCGTGTCCATCTGCTCCGGACGCTCGTCTTTCGGCCAAGCGGCCAGCTTTTCATCAAAATAATCCGAAAGGGCTTCGAATTTATCGTCCGCAAACACTTTGCCCTTCGGGATGACGTATCCCTCGGTTTTGTAGTGTTCGACTTCTTCGGGAGTGAGGCGTGGGTTGGTTGTGGTAGTCATGCCACCAGACTATCAGAAAGCGTTCTCGGGTTCGTCCTTCCCAATAGCATAAAAGTGCTCTATTGTGATATCATGAAAACCATCCTCTGGCGCCAGATCTGCCCCAACGAGGAGCATCTGCACGTGGCGACGATTGAACTCAAGCGCATGCGGGCTCCGGCCATGCATCGACACGACTTCTACGAATGTTTTCTCGTCCTCGACGGGAACGGCACCCACAAACTCCCCGAAGGAGAAACTCCGCTGAGGGGCCACACCCTCTACTTTCTCCGCCCCGAACACGCGCATGCGATCTACGGTCTTAAAAATCTGGTCTTCCTCAACCTGGCCTTCCGCGCCAGCACCTTCGAGAAAGTGTTTTCCCTTGCCGAATTCACTCCGGGACTTTGGCGCGAAGGGGATCCCGTCCAGTCCGTGGAACTTGATGAGCAACAAGTTGAAGACTTCACCCAATGGGTGGCTCAAGTCGCCGGGGACCGCAGTGCGCGCAACGCATCCTGGCTGCTTCTGAGCCTGGCCCGCCTCCTACAACCTCGTCAGTCCACGACCCTCCAGCGACCCAACATGCCCGACTGGATGGCCGACGGCCTCTCCCGGGCGACCGAGAGCGATGTCGTGACCGAGGGCCTCCCCGCCCTCACCCGCATCATGGGTCGATCCCGCGAGCACATCGCCCGGAGCTTCCAGCAACACCTCGGCCAAACCCCGACCGAATGGATCAACCAGGAACGCATCGAACGCGCCTGTCTCCTCCTCGCCACCACCCGACTTTCCGTCTACGAGATCGCGCTCGATTGTGGCTTCGAGAGCGCGAGCTACTTTCACAAATGCTTCCGCCAAGCCCGCGGAACCACTCCCCGGGACTACCGGACGAATTTGATGCGGATCCAGAGGTAGACGCGAGGATTCCGGGAATCTTGTCGCCTCAGAATATTCGTAGCATCCCGCCGTGAGGCGGATGAGCGCGGCACGGAACCTATCCGACCCGCGGGCGGACTCCGCAAGCGAAGTCCCTACGGGGAGGGCAGGCGTGGGAATGCGCACGACTGAAGTCATGCGCGTACGGGATGACGGAATTTTTTTGACGTTGGTGATTTCTAGGTGGGAACGGGTTGGTTGTACCGACTTTAGTCGGCTGCGTAGGATCGGCAAAGTTGTGGGAGCATCCTTGCTCCCGCGCGCTGGAGACTAACGCGGGCTGAAGCACCGCGCTCCGGGAGAAGGCTGCTGGTCCTGTCTCGGCTCGGCCGCTGTCGCGTGGATTGAGGGCCCCCGAGGCATTACTGGGATTGGCGAAGTTTGGGAGGTTTTGGCGACTGACGGCGGAAGTGGGGGAGCCCTTCCCCCCACGGAGAGGCAGAGTCGTTAGAATCCTCAACCCAAGCTAACGTCCATCGGCCTCATCCGTCCTGCGTCCCGCGATTGCGGGCACTTCGGCGGACAGGCTGGCCAATCTACAACAGAATCCAAAAAGATTCCTAGTGCGAGGCAATCGGAGGCTCCAGGCCGAGCCGGACATACTGATCCCGCGGCGCGTCACAGGCCTTCATGTTGCTCGCCAGCAGCGCCAACATCTTCGATTCGACCTCCTCATCCTGAATTGGAGATTCTTGATTCGGATCCAGCTCCAGGTCGTAGAGGACGGTCTGTTTCGTCTCGGAATCGCGCTCCCAGGACGACTCGTCCGACCATCCCATCCCCGTGCAGTCGATCTGCATGACCTGGCAATCTTTCATGAAATCGAATGGTTCCGCCAAGGACATCCGCCCTTTGTAAAAGCTATCCGTTCCGAACGGAGAACGCATATGACAGGGCATGAGCGTATACTCGGAGATCTTCCCCAACCGCTCCTGCTGGGCACGCATGTAGACATAGCGGCCATCCGTGACATTCACCTGATTCCCGAACTGGCCGAAGATCGCCGACTCGCGCACCGGTTGATCCGACTCAATGACCGGCGAGAGGTCGTGCCCGGTCATGCTGGCCGGAATTTCCTGATGGAAGAAGCTCAAAAGAGTCGGAGCCAGATCGATCGAAGGCTGGACCAGAGACTCACGGGACTCACCCCGCGTTCCAGTACGTGGATCCCAGACGAAGAAGGGAGTCCGCGCGGTTTCCTCCCACCAGGGCATCATCATCTTCGACCACCAATCGTGCTCACCCAAAAGGAAGCCATGGTCGGTCCACACGACCAGCATGGTATCCTCCCAGAGATTTTCCGCGTCCATCTTATCGAGGAGAGTTCCGAGCTTCTCATCGCACATTGAGACCAGCGAAGCATACTCGTAACGCCCGTGCTCGGCGAGATCCAGACGTCCTTGGACCCGTTCGTAATTCGGCCAGTCAAAATGCGGGCCGTTGTAGTTCTTGTAGTGAGGCTCGTAATAGAGCTCCTTGTACTTCGGCAACGAAAAGAAGGGCTCATGCGGATCAAAGGTTTCGATCTGGAGGAACCAATTGTCCTCCCCCTTGTTCCGATCGATAAAGTCCAGTCCCGCCCGAAAGACACCGCTCTGAGGTTGCTTGTCGTCTTCCTGCATCTCCCGACGGTTGATCCAGTCCTGCCGGGCCGGTGCGTAGCCCTT contains:
- a CDS encoding sugar phosphate isomerase/epimerase family protein, with amino-acid sequence MKLLFTKSKWEMWDDPLEDFLQRAAADGFEAVEIYLPAQPESASEIAARVSDHGLLLVAQIITEGETPEDHLRSLQERFAKAEESEPLLINSHTGCDVFGFAENCRIYREACRLSEESGILFTQETHRGRPTGSGPMTRDLLREIPELRLNADFSHWFCVHESDLRNQSETVELAIRHSSHIHARVGFSEGPQVPDPLAPEYRDWTDLHLDLWKRILDVRKKAGASFLTITPEFGPPPYMPVEPFTGRPLADAWDVNVRFRDYLKPILTSNENPVGTLS
- a CDS encoding phytanoyl-CoA dioxygenase family protein; protein product: MTTTTNPRLTPEEVEHYKTEGYVIPKGKVFADDKFEALSDYFDEKLAAWPKDERPEQMDTPHFADPKLLDWALAPEVVDLVEPLLGPDIILFSTHFICKPQGDGRRVPWHEDSAYWRRMLDPMEVATVWLAIDPSTKKNGCMYVIPRTHNTGKMGFSDYEGVDVTKSVFDTEIVKSQRKDELAVPCELQRNQCSLHDARTQHGSPPNTSDMRRCGWTLRFIPASSKLNEDYHDRHLMYMARGKNLLNQPMADPTKSYAHINELRRQLGVKAH
- a CDS encoding AraC family transcriptional regulator, with protein sequence MKTILWRQICPNEEHLHVATIELKRMRAPAMHRHDFYECFLVLDGNGTHKLPEGETPLRGHTLYFLRPEHAHAIYGLKNLVFLNLAFRASTFEKVFSLAEFTPGLWREGDPVQSVELDEQQVEDFTQWVAQVAGDRSARNASWLLLSLARLLQPRQSTTLQRPNMPDWMADGLSRATESDVVTEGLPALTRIMGRSREHIARSFQQHLGQTPTEWINQERIERACLLLATTRLSVYEIALDCGFESASYFHKCFRQARGTTPRDYRTNLMRIQR
- a CDS encoding sulfatase, whose translation is MKVIMVMFDSLNRRFLSPYGCEWTHTPNFQRLAEKTLRFDTSYVCSMPCMPARRDLHTGRPNFLHRSWGPMEPYDESMPRILKENGVYTHLITDHYHYFEDGGSNYHTKYSSYEAFRGQEGDPWIGQVRDPEIPEDAEGRHGLKGYAPARQDWINRREMQEDDKQPQSGVFRAGLDFIDRNKGEDNWFLQIETFDPHEPFFSLPKYKELYYEPHYKNYNGPHFDWPNYERVQGRLDLAEHGRYEYASLVSMCDEKLGTLLDKMDAENLWEDTMLVVWTDHGFLLGEHDWWSKMMMPWWEETARTPFFVWDPRTGTRGESRESLVQPSIDLAPTLLSFFHQEIPASMTGHDLSPVIESDQPVRESAIFGQFGNQVNVTDGRYVYMRAQQERLGKISEYTLMPCHMRSPFGTDSFYKGRMSLAEPFDFMKDCQVMQIDCTGMGWSDESSWERDSETKQTVLYDLELDPNQESPIQDEEVESKMLALLASNMKACDAPRDQYVRLGLEPPIASH